The following are encoded in a window of Streptomyces sp. 11x1 genomic DNA:
- a CDS encoding methyltransferase, which produces MRFRELVFGAAVAASLRAAARLGVADALGDTPLPVEDLAAAVKAEPKPLRRLLRALSCHGVFTERPDGTFAHTDMSRLLREDDPHSLRAIALWCTEPWTWDAWPKLDEAVRTGHSVVEDLYGKEFFVYLNEDAPQSADVFNRAMTTSSVQSARDVADFLDLSRSSSVADIGGGQGHVVASLLEKYPALHGTLLDLPRVVENADPRLRPGGALADRTRVVPGDCREAVPVRADVYVIKNILEWDDDSTARLLRNVIGAGGPGTRVVVIENLVDDSPSMRFSTAMDLLLLLNVGGAKHTTESMTSRLTAAGLVIDDVRPVNAYLHAFDCHVPG; this is translated from the coding sequence ATGCGGTTCAGGGAGCTCGTCTTCGGCGCGGCGGTCGCCGCCTCCCTGCGCGCCGCCGCCCGGCTCGGCGTCGCCGACGCCCTCGGCGACACCCCGCTGCCGGTGGAGGACCTCGCGGCGGCGGTGAAGGCCGAACCGAAGCCGCTGCGAAGGCTGTTGCGGGCCCTGTCCTGCCACGGCGTCTTCACCGAACGGCCGGACGGGACGTTCGCGCACACCGACATGTCCCGGCTGCTGCGCGAGGACGACCCGCACAGCCTGCGCGCCATCGCCCTGTGGTGCACCGAGCCGTGGACCTGGGACGCCTGGCCGAAGCTCGACGAGGCCGTGCGCACCGGCCACAGCGTCGTCGAGGACCTGTACGGCAAGGAGTTCTTCGTCTACCTCAACGAGGACGCCCCGCAGTCGGCCGACGTCTTCAACCGGGCCATGACGACGTCCAGCGTCCAGTCCGCGCGGGATGTGGCCGACTTCCTCGATCTGTCGAGGAGTTCGTCCGTCGCCGACATCGGCGGGGGGCAGGGCCATGTGGTGGCGAGCCTGCTGGAGAAGTACCCGGCGCTGCACGGCACCCTGCTCGACCTGCCGCGCGTGGTGGAGAACGCCGACCCCCGGCTGCGCCCGGGCGGCGCGCTCGCGGACCGCACCCGCGTCGTCCCGGGCGACTGCCGCGAGGCCGTCCCGGTCCGGGCCGACGTGTACGTCATCAAGAACATCCTGGAGTGGGACGACGACAGCACCGCCCGGCTGCTGCGCAACGTCATCGGGGCGGGCGGCCCCGGCACCCGGGTCGTCGTCATCGAGAACCTCGTCGACGACTCGCCGTCGATGCGGTTCAGCACCGCCATGGACCTGCTGCTGCTCCTCAACGTCGGCGGGGCCAAGCACACCACCGAGAGCATGACCTCCCGGCTGACGGCCGCGGGGCTGGTCATCGACGACGTACGGCCGGTCAACGCCTATCTGCACGCGTTCGACTGTCACGTGCCCGGCTGA
- a CDS encoding right-handed parallel beta-helix repeat-containing protein, which translates to MTKWHIGYLACVAAVIGVGLGAAPQAVAHHPIHVVFPGESIQQAVDAAAPGDTVLVASGTYRESVRIGTHGITLRGMGPRTVVEPAVTKAADGCGDAGNGICVTGTKDHKVQDVTVANLTVTGFAGSGVFAQDTDRLTVRHVTAVKNGVWGIAQERSVRGVFRKNTARDNGDAGLFLANTVKAEQGATDSGGIVVAHNRLEGNRIGLTVRRLRNLTVADNHLTGNCAGVFVVGDENMPRAGALTVRDNLIDRNNKSCPKTARLDALQGIGIVLTGAEDTLVTGNRITGNAGASPLSGGIVVWKSFVGTTSERNRITGNVLENNSPADIVNTDTAGKGNTFTGNTCGASRPAGLC; encoded by the coding sequence ATGACGAAATGGCATATTGGCTATCTGGCGTGCGTCGCGGCGGTCATCGGGGTGGGGCTCGGGGCCGCCCCGCAGGCCGTCGCCCACCATCCGATCCATGTGGTCTTCCCGGGGGAGTCCATCCAGCAGGCGGTCGACGCGGCTGCGCCCGGGGACACGGTGCTCGTGGCCTCCGGCACCTACCGCGAGAGCGTCCGCATCGGCACCCACGGCATCACCCTGCGGGGCATGGGCCCCCGCACCGTCGTCGAACCGGCCGTGACGAAGGCCGCCGACGGGTGCGGTGACGCGGGCAACGGCATCTGTGTGACGGGGACGAAGGACCACAAGGTCCAGGACGTCACCGTCGCCAACCTCACCGTGACCGGCTTCGCCGGCTCCGGGGTGTTCGCGCAGGACACCGACCGGCTGACCGTGCGGCACGTGACCGCCGTGAAGAACGGCGTGTGGGGCATCGCCCAGGAGCGCTCGGTGCGCGGCGTGTTCCGCAAGAACACCGCCCGGGACAACGGCGACGCCGGACTGTTCCTCGCGAACACCGTCAAGGCCGAGCAGGGCGCCACGGACAGCGGCGGCATCGTCGTCGCCCACAACCGCCTGGAGGGCAACCGGATCGGCCTCACCGTCCGGCGCCTGCGCAACCTGACCGTCGCGGACAACCACCTCACCGGCAACTGCGCGGGCGTCTTCGTCGTCGGCGACGAGAACATGCCGAGGGCCGGCGCCCTGACCGTGCGCGACAACCTCATCGACCGCAACAACAAGTCCTGCCCGAAGACCGCGCGACTGGACGCCCTCCAGGGCATCGGCATCGTGCTGACCGGCGCCGAGGACACCCTGGTGACAGGGAACCGGATCACCGGGAACGCCGGCGCCTCCCCGCTGTCGGGCGGCATCGTCGTCTGGAAGAGCTTCGTGGGCACCACCAGCGAGCGGAACCGGATCACCGGGAACGTCCTGGAGAACAACTCCCCGGCGGACATCGTCAACACCGACACCGCCGGCAAGGGCAACACCTTCACGGGCAACACCTGCGGGGCGTCCAGGCCGGCGGGACTGTGCTGA
- a CDS encoding YihY/virulence factor BrkB family protein, protein MMRTLNWHRGQGRHGGHPGYGGHTDQVGHTDQVGHTDQVGRDDRFERTEEDRHGTEARRGQEGEAARAPAAGPDEEVERRAPDSPGELPKRSWWAVLKGTLKEFKRDELTDRAAALTYYGILALFPALLALVSLLGIVGRSATQAVLDNIQQLAPGAARDVLTNAVRQMQDNAGLGSIMAIAGLALAVWSASGYVAAFIRSANAVYDVPEGRPVWKVLPVRVGVTVVLMVMAVISSLIVVFTGALAKEVGTTLGVGDTALTVWSIAKWPVLVLLVTIMIAVLYWATPNAKVRGFRWITPGSLLALLIWMVASAGFAFYVANFGSYNRTYGAIAGVIIFLVWLWITNLAILLGLEFDAELARQRALAGGHPPHEEPYVEPRDTRAWDEEDRRRLGADGR, encoded by the coding sequence ATGATGCGAACGCTGAATTGGCACAGAGGGCAGGGGCGGCATGGTGGGCACCCGGGCTACGGCGGCCACACCGACCAGGTCGGCCACACCGACCAGGTCGGCCACACCGACCAGGTCGGGCGCGACGACCGGTTCGAGCGCACCGAGGAGGACCGGCACGGCACGGAGGCCCGGCGCGGCCAGGAGGGCGAGGCCGCGCGGGCACCGGCGGCCGGGCCGGACGAGGAGGTGGAGCGGCGGGCGCCGGACAGCCCCGGTGAGTTGCCCAAACGCTCGTGGTGGGCGGTGCTGAAGGGCACCCTGAAGGAGTTCAAGAGGGACGAGCTGACCGACCGGGCGGCGGCGCTGACCTACTACGGGATCCTCGCCCTGTTCCCGGCGCTGCTGGCGCTCGTCTCCCTGCTGGGGATCGTCGGGCGCTCGGCGACGCAAGCGGTGCTGGACAACATCCAGCAGCTCGCCCCCGGTGCCGCGCGGGACGTCCTCACCAACGCCGTCCGGCAGATGCAGGACAACGCCGGGCTGGGCTCGATCATGGCGATCGCGGGCCTGGCGCTCGCGGTGTGGTCGGCCTCCGGCTATGTCGCGGCGTTCATCAGGAGCGCGAACGCGGTGTACGACGTCCCCGAGGGCCGTCCGGTGTGGAAGGTGCTGCCGGTCCGGGTCGGGGTCACGGTGGTGCTGATGGTGATGGCCGTGATCAGCTCCCTGATCGTGGTGTTCACCGGCGCCCTCGCCAAGGAGGTGGGCACCACCCTCGGGGTCGGTGACACGGCGCTGACCGTGTGGTCGATCGCGAAGTGGCCGGTGCTGGTCCTGCTGGTCACGATCATGATCGCGGTCCTGTACTGGGCCACCCCGAACGCGAAGGTCCGCGGCTTCCGGTGGATCACCCCGGGCAGTCTGCTCGCCCTGCTGATCTGGATGGTGGCCTCGGCCGGCTTCGCGTTCTACGTGGCCAACTTCGGCTCGTACAACCGGACCTACGGCGCGATCGCCGGCGTGATCATCTTCCTGGTGTGGCTGTGGATCACCAATCTGGCGATCCTCCTCGGCCTGGAGTTCGACGCCGAACTGGCGCGTCAGCGGGCCCTGGCGGGAGGCCACCCGCCCCACGAGGAGCCGTACGTCGAACCGCGCGACACCCGCGCGTGGGACGAGGAGGACCGACGGCGCTTGGGTGCCGACGGCCGCTGA